Genomic DNA from Bacteroidales bacterium:
GTGGGTAAATGGACAAAAGAAATATAAAACAAAAATAATCAATAAATAAACAAGCAATGAGTTTTGAAATTAGTGGAAAGTTAATTGAAAAATACGATACAGTAGTTATAAGTGATCGATTTAAAAAAAGAGAATTAGTACTTGAAAAAAAGGAAAGTACTCCCAACGGTTTTGAATATGTAGAAACTATCAAATTTCAATTAACTCAAGATAAGTGCGATATGCTCGATTCTTTTAATGTTGGAGATGATATTACAATTCAGTTTAATATTAAAGGAAAACGTTGGGAAAAAGATGGCAGAGTGTCTTATTTCAATAATTTGGATGCTTGGCGTATTGAAAAGCAAAACAACAACCAAACTACGCCTCCTGCTTCAACTGAGGTTCCTCCTGCTTCAACCGAAATTCCTCCTGCTGAATTAGATGAGTCTGATGATTTACCCTTCTAAGACAATCTGAATATTTTAACTTGCTGCATTTAGTTACGCTAAATGCAGCAATTGGTAATTAGAACTATTATACTTATACAGAACAAGTTTTAGATCAAGAAAAATATTCTTTCATGTAGTGGAACAGGGTAATCGCCTAAATTTTTCTCTCAGTTTTACTATAAGCAATCTCTTTTAGGTCCATACACCTTCTCAAAGATAGCGGTTTAATGCCATTTAAACAGACATTTAGCTTTGCTTTATCAGGTAGAAAATAAAACAATTTCTGAGCTGAAATATTATGTTTCTACGGCACTTCTTTTATTATTTGAATTCACATAGTTAATTTTATGATTGCTATTTTTACCCAAGCCTTATCCTTACTACTCGGGAATCAATGAAAAAATTCTTTCGCTAAAAAAATAACTAAAGATTGAAATAAATTTTACAACACATAATGTGATAATAAATCCTAATTATCAATACATTAAATAAGCTGTCAGAATTATAAAAAACGTAAAGGCATATAATATCTCTAAAAACGGCAATAAACTTCAAAAAATAATCAAATTTCAGATTTAGCTTTGTTTTCAAATAAACACAGATTGAAAAACAAACTTATTCTTTTGTCTTTAGTACTTATAAGTACTATTGCACAAGGACAGCAAAGCAAGACCTTTTTTGTTGTAGACAAACAAAATGGGAAACCAATACCCTATTCTACAATTTGCATCCAAAATATTAATACTAAAACAAAGGAGTATACAATTGCAAATGAGAATGGCAAGGTTGAAGTATCCTCATCAGGAATTGTCGAACTTTCAATATCATCTGTAGGGTACAAATCCTACAAAAAAACGGTAGATCTTTCAGTATTAAACAAAGTAAAATTAGAAACAGACATTTTTGCTCTAAACCAAGTTGTAGTAACCGGACAAAATAGGCCGATGCTTCGCGACAGTTCCATTTATTCTATTAAAGTTTTCGATTCCAAGCTAATACAGCAAAGAGGAGCTATTAACCTCGCAGATGTTTTAAAAGCACAACCATCAATAAAAATAAATCAGAGCGGAACATTTGGAACCAATATTAACATACTTGGACTTGGGGGTGAAAATGTAAAAATAATGATAGATGGAGTTCCGATAATAGGACGCCTTGACGGCAAGCTTGATTTAAGTCAAATAACAATGGAGAATGTCGATCATATAGAAGTTATAGAAGGTCCTATGTCAGTTATTTATGGAAGCAATGCTCTTGCTGGCACCATAAATATCATTACCAAGAATAATAAATGGAATAAATTAGAAGTGAATGCCAACACCTATATTGAAAGTCCCGGAACCATTAATACTAACTTATACACTTCTATTAAAAAAGCCAATAATATTTTTACTTTATCAGGAGCAAGGAATTATTTCTCAGGAACTTCATACGAAGATTCTAGAGCTTCAAAATGGAAAGGAAGCGAGCAATATATTGCCGAAATGAAATATAGTCGCCAAAGGGAAAAATATACTTTTAGTACAACTACCAAGTATTTTAACGAATTTATGAAAGATAAAGGAGCTGTATTTGGCGAAGGTAGTCCAACACCTTATGCATTCGATATAAATTTTTATACAAAACGATACAATCTAAATGGCTTTTTGGATATAGAGCACAAAAAAACTATGCAAACCAATATCCAATCTTCTATTTCTTATTTCGACAGAGTGATGCAGACGGTTAGAAAAGATATGACAGATTTGAGTGAGATTCCAATATCTAACGATACCACTACTTTTCTAAATTTTATGACTCGGGCAACTTTTAATCACACTATAAACGCCAAACTTTCTTATCAAACAGGTATTGATTTGAATACTGAACAAGGTAGCGCAAAACGTATTATTGGTGGAACTAAGAATATTGGCGATTATGCAATATTTATCACAAATAAGTATCAGCTTCATTCAAAAATAATTATGCAAACGGGTTTGCGATATGCGTATAATACAAAATTTACATCTCCCCTACTTTATTCTATTAACTTAAAATTAAACCTCAATAATAATCTACAGGCAAGAGTATCTTTTGCTAAGGGATTCAGATCACCTACTCTTAAAGAAATGTATCTCGATTTTTCACATGCCGGTTATAATATTAAAGGGAATCCTGATCTTCAGCCCGAATATTCACATTCACTAAACGGATCTATAGAGTACACTTACAGGCATAATGATGCATTTCTATTTAAAACCGAATTAAAAGCATATTACAATAATATTATCGATAAAATAGGTTTTGCCCTTGTCGACAGAACGGAGAATACAGAAACTTGGATGGATATGAATAAGGGAAATGTAGAAACTTTAGGTTGGATAGCAGATATCACACTAAATATAAATACCCATTGGAACTTCAATACAAACTATACTAGATCGGGAATTACTAATCTTAATTTCGAAAACGATAATTCTTCAAATAAGTTCTTTTATACCGATAACTTTTTAGCATCTCTAAGCTATACAAATCCTAAATATGATTTGAGTACACGCATAGAATATTCTTTTAGAGGAAAAGAAGCCATTGATTATTTAGAGGAAGGAAATCTTTCACTATATTTTGTTGACTCCTATAACGATCTAAATATAAGCCTGACAAAATCAGTATGGGAGAAAAGAATAAACATTAGCATTGGAGCTAAAAATTTATTCGATAATACAGATTTACCAATTATTGAAAGTTTAACAAGTGGAGATTATTCAATTACACAAGATAAGCAGTTATTGAGTTGGGGAAGAAGCTATTTTATAAAAATAAATTTAATTCTATATAAACATTAAACACTATTAAAATCATGAAAAAATTATTTACACTATTATTTATTGTTAGTATAGGTCTTGTATCCTGCGAAAAAGAAGAGACCATTGAACCC
This window encodes:
- a CDS encoding DUF3127 domain-containing protein, which produces MSFEISGKLIEKYDTVVISDRFKKRELVLEKKESTPNGFEYVETIKFQLTQDKCDMLDSFNVGDDITIQFNIKGKRWEKDGRVSYFNNLDAWRIEKQNNNQTTPPASTEVPPASTEIPPAELDESDDLPF
- a CDS encoding TonB-dependent receptor; translated protein: MKNKLILLSLVLISTIAQGQQSKTFFVVDKQNGKPIPYSTICIQNINTKTKEYTIANENGKVEVSSSGIVELSISSVGYKSYKKTVDLSVLNKVKLETDIFALNQVVVTGQNRPMLRDSSIYSIKVFDSKLIQQRGAINLADVLKAQPSIKINQSGTFGTNINILGLGGENVKIMIDGVPIIGRLDGKLDLSQITMENVDHIEVIEGPMSVIYGSNALAGTINIITKNNKWNKLEVNANTYIESPGTINTNLYTSIKKANNIFTLSGARNYFSGTSYEDSRASKWKGSEQYIAEMKYSRQREKYTFSTTTKYFNEFMKDKGAVFGEGSPTPYAFDINFYTKRYNLNGFLDIEHKKTMQTNIQSSISYFDRVMQTVRKDMTDLSEIPISNDTTTFLNFMTRATFNHTINAKLSYQTGIDLNTEQGSAKRIIGGTKNIGDYAIFITNKYQLHSKIIMQTGLRYAYNTKFTSPLLYSINLKLNLNNNLQARVSFAKGFRSPTLKEMYLDFSHAGYNIKGNPDLQPEYSHSLNGSIEYTYRHNDAFLFKTELKAYYNNIIDKIGFALVDRTENTETWMDMNKGNVETLGWIADITLNINTHWNFNTNYTRSGITNLNFENDNSSNKFFYTDNFLASLSYTNPKYDLSTRIEYSFRGKEAIDYLEEGNLSLYFVDSYNDLNISLTKSVWEKRINISIGAKNLFDNTDLPIIESLTSGDYSITQDKQLLSWGRSYFIKINLILYKH